One genomic window of Etheostoma spectabile isolate EspeVRDwgs_2016 chromosome 5, UIUC_Espe_1.0, whole genome shotgun sequence includes the following:
- the kank1a gene encoding KN motif and ankyrin repeat domain-containing protein 1a isoform X1 gives MAQTMHVNGNGPERGQRCPSTEDEKDSVVPYYVETPYGYQLDLDFLKYVDDIERGNTIKKLSIQRKPKLAKPLAVPRGSTGGGSTQAEWTSTDSLSSSNSDDKQSPVFFNSRPQVAVPLTPTLSRASCEVPQQQSYLSITEQKLLLPPPSPRFAPRHNPQVEKTLMETRLRLEQERLLMQPHSDPPMPRRRLASFGGMGSSSSLSSYSSSMAPSQISPSTHNSLPINGHLPNGEYNHYYPPSMGSSIRHSPMSSGMATPVTNVSPLHLQQIREQMVVALRKLKELEEQVKTIPILQVKIAVLQEEKRQLAAQSKNQGPAGFRKRSYSVGCADQMENPGPIQKETELHIMEPEAQEQSAQRLDEFRRLAAEVQALEKTTQDNSVTEIQPHRLTQNQAHQKSIGIVTDENMNSLPDTLRTNGHCFRDAGVSTEQQEMRSAAVGVTEAMLGMSSEAEREIELQQQTIEALKEKIYRLEVQLKETTHQIEMGKLKLELQAAGGSNKKKADKGLMARPEMYNACVEAKVQMRSQGVGDHLECSHANTLQSHTIGVSCQPSMQNVATGPEIPMDRWVVHERVELTDQCVGRQVETCHQQVGMELNVCEVGVNTEESVDSLALCKPMTELSKESRSVGCGDCSVDVTVSPIKTLVSQGTDPDYNNKVDFGVMAAPELTTQHTNTETEAASKSTNTKTAVLTDSFTDMGLITCDKHTNTAAMETRTVAAGEGLIKEVHSTAKMRSIAIGTTTDAESFLGKSSSTKTKECGVGPVGIHENFLVGLKTRNIACGPSQPTESVRSSSKETVEVETEAAPLQAQTQGGAGLDHYIERVQKLLQEQQMLLAENYSELADAFGQPQSQFGSINSQLVSTLSSINTVMKYGSAEDILKLQSDAVNASEDGCQQLRTERLHMEKISSCLTPADKPANTPAQQQVSAAEQKSRMDLQMSTALHGQPCSQSTLKSIMKKKDGRADSSGTKKNLQFVGVNGGRYETTSSDDSSSEDSSSSGSEEEEEDEEKERELVGKEEEYHNVEGKCTTKEFQPEGAEDGKEEDKEERSEKQEMRERYELSEKMLAASNVLKTHLSDPKAVSSKDLRACLNTVQHEWFRVSSQKAAVAGMVEDYLRAFGAISEAVLRHVVNMADGNGNTALHYSVSHSNFQVVKKLLDADVCNVNQQNKAGYTPIMLAALAAVESPKDMRIVDELFSKGDVNARASQAGQTGLMLAVSHGRMDMVRALLAHAADVNIQDDEGSTALMCASEHGHVEIVKLLLAQPGCDATLSDSDESNALSIALEAGHKDIAVLLYAHVNFSKAQSPGTPRLGRKTSPSPTRRGMFD, from the exons ATGGCTCAAACCATGCACGTGAATGGCAATGGCCCAG AAAGAGGACAAAGATGCCCAAGCACAGAGGATGAAAAGGACTCTGTGGTCCCCTACTATGTTGAAACTCCCTATGGTTATCAGCTAGACCTGGACTTCCTCAAATATGTCGATGACATTGAGAGGGGCAACACCATTAAGAAGCTGAGTATCCAGAGGAAACCCAAATTGGCCAAACCCTTGGCTGTGCCTCGGGGCAGCACTGGCGGGGGCAGCACTCAGGCTGAATGGACCTCCACAgactccctttcctcctccaaCAGCGACGACAAGCAGTCCCCAGTCTTCTTCAACTCCAGGCCCCAGGTTGCTGTGCCACTGACCCCCACCCTCTCCAGAGCATCCTGTGAAGTCCCCCAGCAACAATCCTACTTGAGTATTACAGAGCAAAAACTGCTCCTGCCACCTCCTTCGCCCAGGTTTGCCCCTCGTCACAACCCCCAAGTGGAAAAGACCCTTATGGAGACGCGTCTTCGGCTCGAACAGGAGCGTCTGCTCATGCAGCCCCACAGCGACCCTCCAATGCCCCGCCGCCGTCTTGCCAGCTTCGGCGGCATGGGCTCCAGCAGCTCGCTGTCCTCTTACTCTAGCTCCATGGCCCCAAGTCAGATCTCTCCCAGCACCCATAATTCTCTCCCCATCAATGGTCACCTCCCCAATGGAGAGTACAACCACTACTACCCACCATCCATGGGCAGCTCCATCCGCCACAGCCCCATGAGCTCTGGCATGGCCACGCCTGTGACAAACGTCAGCCCCTTACACCTTCAACAAATCCGGGAACAGATGGTTGTGGCCCTCAGAAAGCTGAAAGAGCTAGAGGAGCAGGTGAAAACTATTCCCATCTTACAGGTTAAGATTGCTGTTCTTCAGGAAGAGAAAAGACAGTTGGCTGCTCAATCCAAAAATCAAGGTCCTGCTGGCTTCCGCAAGCGGTCCTACAGTGTGGGCTGTGCCGACCAAATGGAGAACCCAGGCCCCATCCAAAAGGAAACGGAGCTGCACATCATGGAGCCTGAAGCCCAGGAACAGAGCGCTCAGCGGCTGGATGAGTTCAGACGTCTGGCTGCTGAGGTCCAAGCTCTGGAGAAGACGACACAAGACAATAGTGTAACTGAAATTCAGCCTCATAGGCTCACACAAAACCAGGCCCACCAAAAGTCCATTGGCATAGTTACTGATGAAAACATGAACAGCCTTCCTGACACTCTGAGGACAAATGGACATTGTTTCCGGGATGCGGGAGTATccacggagcagcaggaaatgCGCAGTGCTGCGGTTGGGGTGACCGAGGCCATGCTGGGCATGTCCAGTGAAGCTGAGAGGGAGATCGAGCTCCAGCAGCAGACCATAGAAGCACTGAAGGAGAAGATCTACCGTCTGGAGGTGCAGCTGAAAGAAACTACTCACCAAATAGAGATGGGAAAGCTAAAACTGGAGCTCCAAGCGGCCGGTGGGTCTAACAAAAAGAAAGCTGACAAAGGTTTAATGGCCAGGCCTGAGATGTACAATGCCTGTGTGGAGGCCAAAGTCCAGATGCGCAGCCAGGGAGTCGGTGACCATCTAGAATGCAGCCATGCTAACACTCTACAGAGCCACACTATAGGAGTGTCCTGTCAACCTAGCATGCAGAATGTTGCCACAGGTCCAGAGATCCCGATGGACCGGTGGGTGGTGCATGAGCGtgtggagctaactgaccagtGTGTAGGGAGACAGGTGGAGACGTGTCACCAGCAGGTGGGCATGGAACTTAATGTGTGTGAGGTGGGAGTTAACACAGAGGAATCAGTAGACAGCTTGGCTCTCTGCAAACCCATGACAGAGTTGAGCAAAGAGTCGAGATCAGTCGGCTGCGGAGATTGTTCAGTGGATGTGACCGTTAGTCCAATCAAGACACTGGTCTCACAAGGAACTGACCCAGACTATAACAACAAAGTGGACTTTGGTGTCATGGCTGCTCCTGAGTTGACAACTCAGCATACCAatactgagacagaagctgcgAGCAAATctaccaacacaaaaacagctgTCCTGACCGACTCTTTTACTGACATGGGGTTGATAACTTGTGACAAGCACACCAACACTGCCGCGATGGAAACGAGGACGGTTGCTGCCGGAGAAGGTCTTATCAAAGAAGTTCACTCCACAGCAAAGATGCGTTCGATTGCTATTGGAACCACCACTGACGCGGAGTCATTCCTTGGCAAATCAAGCTCTACTAAAACCAAAGAATGTGGGGTGGGACCAGTTGGCATCCATGAGAACTTCTTGGTTGGATTAAAAACCAGGAACATAGCATGCGGCCCCTCCCAGCCAACTGAATCTGTCAGAAGCAGCAGCAAAGAGACTGTGGAGGTTGAGACTGAGGCTGCACCACTGCAAGCTCAGACCCAGGGGGGCGCCGGACTGGACCATTACATCGAGAGGGTGCAGAAGCTGCTGCAAGAGCAGCAAATGCTGCTAGCAGAGAACTACAGCGAGCTTGCCGATGCTTTCGGTCAGCCCCAGTCCCAGTTTGGATCCATCAACAGTCAGCTGGTCAGCACGCTCTCGTCCATCAACACAGTCATGAAGTACGGAAGTGCCGAAGACATCCTGAAGCTGCAGTCTGATGCCGTGAACGCAAGCGAAG ATGGCTGTCAGCAGCTTCGAACAGAGCGGTTACACATGGAGAAGATTTCATCTTGCCTGACTCCTGCAGATAAACCTGCCAACACACCTGCACAACAGCAGGTCAGTGCAGCTGAGCAGAAGAGCCGCATGGACCTGCAGATGTCTACAGCGCTACATG GGCAGCCGTGCAGCCAGAGCACCCTGAAATCCATCATGAAGAAGAAAGATGGCCGAGCAGACTCCAGCGGCACCAAGAAGAACCTGCAGTTTGTCGGGGTGAACGGAGG CAGGTATGAGACTACATCAAGCGACGACTCCAGCTCAGAGGACAGCAGCTCCTCGGGGtcggaggaagaggaagaggacgaggagaaggagagggagttAGTAGGAAAGGAGGAAGAATACCATAACGTGGAGGGAAAGTGTACGACGAAGGAGTttcagcctgaaggagctgagGACGGGAAGGAGGAGGACAAAGAGGAAAGATCAGAGAAgcaggagatgagagagag GTATGAGCTAAGTGAGAAGATGCTGGCTGCGAGCAACGTTCTTAAAACTCACCTTAGTGACCCCAAAGCCGTGAGCAGTAAAGATCTG AGAGCCTGCCTGAACACGGTGCAGCACGAGTGGTTCCGTGTGTCCAGCCAGAAGGCGGCGGTGGCCGGCATGGTGGAGGACTACCTGAGGGCTTTTGGCGCCATCTCGGAGGCCGTGCTGCGTCACGTCGTCAACATGGCCGACGGCAACGGCAACACAGCTCTACACTACAGCGTGTCGCACTCCAACTTCCAGGTGGTGAAGAAGTTGCTGGATGCAG atgtgtgtaatgtgaatCAGCAGAACAAGGCGGGATACACCCCCATCATGCTGGCCGCGCTGGCCGCAGTAGAGTCGCCCAAGGACATGCGGATTGTGGACGAGCTCTTCAGCAAGGGTGACGTTAACGCTCGAGCCAGCCAG GCTGGTCAGACGGGGCTGATGCTGGCGGTCAGTCACGGCAGGATGGACATGGTCCGGGCGCTGCTGGCTCACGCGGCCGACGTCAACATCCAGGACGACGAGGGCTCCACGGCGCTGATGTGCGCCAGCGAGCACGGACATGTCGAGATCGTGAAACTGCTGCTGGCTCAGCCCGGCTGTGACGCCACGCTGAGCGACAGC GATGAGAGTAATGCTCTGTCCATCGCTCTGGAAGCAGGACACAAGGACATTGCAGTGTTGCTTTATGCACATGTCAACTTCTCCAAAGCCCAGTCACCT GGGACCCCTCGACTCGGCAGAAAGACGTCACCTAGTCCCACTCGGAGGGGCATGTTTGATTAG
- the kank1a gene encoding KN motif and ankyrin repeat domain-containing protein 1a isoform X4: METRLRLEQERLLMQPHSDPPMPRRRLASFGGMGSSSSLSSYSSSMAPSQISPSTHNSLPINGHLPNGEYNHYYPPSMGSSIRHSPMSSGMATPVTNVSPLHLQQIREQMVVALRKLKELEEQVKTIPILQVKIAVLQEEKRQLAAQSKNQGPAGFRKRSYSVGCADQMENPGPIQKETELHIMEPEAQEQSAQRLDEFRRLAAEVQALEKTTQDNSVTEIQPHRLTQNQAHQKSIGIVTDENMNSLPDTLRTNGHCFRDAGVSTEQQEMRSAAVGVTEAMLGMSSEAEREIELQQQTIEALKEKIYRLEVQLKETTHQIEMGKLKLELQAAGGSNKKKADKGLMARPEMYNACVEAKVQMRSQGVGDHLECSHANTLQSHTIGVSCQPSMQNVATGPEIPMDRWVVHERVELTDQCVGRQVETCHQQVGMELNVCEVGVNTEESVDSLALCKPMTELSKESRSVGCGDCSVDVTVSPIKTLVSQGTDPDYNNKVDFGVMAAPELTTQHTNTETEAASKSTNTKTAVLTDSFTDMGLITCDKHTNTAAMETRTVAAGEGLIKEVHSTAKMRSIAIGTTTDAESFLGKSSSTKTKECGVGPVGIHENFLVGLKTRNIACGPSQPTESVRSSSKETVEVETEAAPLQAQTQGGAGLDHYIERVQKLLQEQQMLLAENYSELADAFGQPQSQFGSINSQLVSTLSSINTVMKYGSAEDILKLQSDAVNASEDGCQQLRTERLHMEKISSCLTPADKPANTPAQQQVSAAEQKSRMDLQMSTALHGQPCSQSTLKSIMKKKDGRADSSGTKKNLQFVGVNGGRYETTSSDDSSSEDSSSSGSEEEEEDEEKERELVGKEEEYHNVEGKCTTKEFQPEGAEDGKEEDKEERSEKQEMRERYELSEKMLAASNVLKTHLSDPKAVSSKDLRACLNTVQHEWFRVSSQKAAVAGMVEDYLRAFGAISEAVLRHVVNMADGNGNTALHYSVSHSNFQVVKKLLDADVCNVNQQNKAGYTPIMLAALAAVESPKDMRIVDELFSKGDVNARASQAGQTGLMLAVSHGRMDMVRALLAHAADVNIQDDEGSTALMCASEHGHVEIVKLLLAQPGCDATLSDSDESNALSIALEAGHKDIAVLLYAHVNFSKAQSPGTPRLGRKTSPSPTRRGMFD, from the exons ATGGAGACGCGTCTTCGGCTCGAACAGGAGCGTCTGCTCATGCAGCCCCACAGCGACCCTCCAATGCCCCGCCGCCGTCTTGCCAGCTTCGGCGGCATGGGCTCCAGCAGCTCGCTGTCCTCTTACTCTAGCTCCATGGCCCCAAGTCAGATCTCTCCCAGCACCCATAATTCTCTCCCCATCAATGGTCACCTCCCCAATGGAGAGTACAACCACTACTACCCACCATCCATGGGCAGCTCCATCCGCCACAGCCCCATGAGCTCTGGCATGGCCACGCCTGTGACAAACGTCAGCCCCTTACACCTTCAACAAATCCGGGAACAGATGGTTGTGGCCCTCAGAAAGCTGAAAGAGCTAGAGGAGCAGGTGAAAACTATTCCCATCTTACAGGTTAAGATTGCTGTTCTTCAGGAAGAGAAAAGACAGTTGGCTGCTCAATCCAAAAATCAAGGTCCTGCTGGCTTCCGCAAGCGGTCCTACAGTGTGGGCTGTGCCGACCAAATGGAGAACCCAGGCCCCATCCAAAAGGAAACGGAGCTGCACATCATGGAGCCTGAAGCCCAGGAACAGAGCGCTCAGCGGCTGGATGAGTTCAGACGTCTGGCTGCTGAGGTCCAAGCTCTGGAGAAGACGACACAAGACAATAGTGTAACTGAAATTCAGCCTCATAGGCTCACACAAAACCAGGCCCACCAAAAGTCCATTGGCATAGTTACTGATGAAAACATGAACAGCCTTCCTGACACTCTGAGGACAAATGGACATTGTTTCCGGGATGCGGGAGTATccacggagcagcaggaaatgCGCAGTGCTGCGGTTGGGGTGACCGAGGCCATGCTGGGCATGTCCAGTGAAGCTGAGAGGGAGATCGAGCTCCAGCAGCAGACCATAGAAGCACTGAAGGAGAAGATCTACCGTCTGGAGGTGCAGCTGAAAGAAACTACTCACCAAATAGAGATGGGAAAGCTAAAACTGGAGCTCCAAGCGGCCGGTGGGTCTAACAAAAAGAAAGCTGACAAAGGTTTAATGGCCAGGCCTGAGATGTACAATGCCTGTGTGGAGGCCAAAGTCCAGATGCGCAGCCAGGGAGTCGGTGACCATCTAGAATGCAGCCATGCTAACACTCTACAGAGCCACACTATAGGAGTGTCCTGTCAACCTAGCATGCAGAATGTTGCCACAGGTCCAGAGATCCCGATGGACCGGTGGGTGGTGCATGAGCGtgtggagctaactgaccagtGTGTAGGGAGACAGGTGGAGACGTGTCACCAGCAGGTGGGCATGGAACTTAATGTGTGTGAGGTGGGAGTTAACACAGAGGAATCAGTAGACAGCTTGGCTCTCTGCAAACCCATGACAGAGTTGAGCAAAGAGTCGAGATCAGTCGGCTGCGGAGATTGTTCAGTGGATGTGACCGTTAGTCCAATCAAGACACTGGTCTCACAAGGAACTGACCCAGACTATAACAACAAAGTGGACTTTGGTGTCATGGCTGCTCCTGAGTTGACAACTCAGCATACCAatactgagacagaagctgcgAGCAAATctaccaacacaaaaacagctgTCCTGACCGACTCTTTTACTGACATGGGGTTGATAACTTGTGACAAGCACACCAACACTGCCGCGATGGAAACGAGGACGGTTGCTGCCGGAGAAGGTCTTATCAAAGAAGTTCACTCCACAGCAAAGATGCGTTCGATTGCTATTGGAACCACCACTGACGCGGAGTCATTCCTTGGCAAATCAAGCTCTACTAAAACCAAAGAATGTGGGGTGGGACCAGTTGGCATCCATGAGAACTTCTTGGTTGGATTAAAAACCAGGAACATAGCATGCGGCCCCTCCCAGCCAACTGAATCTGTCAGAAGCAGCAGCAAAGAGACTGTGGAGGTTGAGACTGAGGCTGCACCACTGCAAGCTCAGACCCAGGGGGGCGCCGGACTGGACCATTACATCGAGAGGGTGCAGAAGCTGCTGCAAGAGCAGCAAATGCTGCTAGCAGAGAACTACAGCGAGCTTGCCGATGCTTTCGGTCAGCCCCAGTCCCAGTTTGGATCCATCAACAGTCAGCTGGTCAGCACGCTCTCGTCCATCAACACAGTCATGAAGTACGGAAGTGCCGAAGACATCCTGAAGCTGCAGTCTGATGCCGTGAACGCAAGCGAAG ATGGCTGTCAGCAGCTTCGAACAGAGCGGTTACACATGGAGAAGATTTCATCTTGCCTGACTCCTGCAGATAAACCTGCCAACACACCTGCACAACAGCAGGTCAGTGCAGCTGAGCAGAAGAGCCGCATGGACCTGCAGATGTCTACAGCGCTACATG GGCAGCCGTGCAGCCAGAGCACCCTGAAATCCATCATGAAGAAGAAAGATGGCCGAGCAGACTCCAGCGGCACCAAGAAGAACCTGCAGTTTGTCGGGGTGAACGGAGG CAGGTATGAGACTACATCAAGCGACGACTCCAGCTCAGAGGACAGCAGCTCCTCGGGGtcggaggaagaggaagaggacgaggagaaggagagggagttAGTAGGAAAGGAGGAAGAATACCATAACGTGGAGGGAAAGTGTACGACGAAGGAGTttcagcctgaaggagctgagGACGGGAAGGAGGAGGACAAAGAGGAAAGATCAGAGAAgcaggagatgagagagag GTATGAGCTAAGTGAGAAGATGCTGGCTGCGAGCAACGTTCTTAAAACTCACCTTAGTGACCCCAAAGCCGTGAGCAGTAAAGATCTG AGAGCCTGCCTGAACACGGTGCAGCACGAGTGGTTCCGTGTGTCCAGCCAGAAGGCGGCGGTGGCCGGCATGGTGGAGGACTACCTGAGGGCTTTTGGCGCCATCTCGGAGGCCGTGCTGCGTCACGTCGTCAACATGGCCGACGGCAACGGCAACACAGCTCTACACTACAGCGTGTCGCACTCCAACTTCCAGGTGGTGAAGAAGTTGCTGGATGCAG atgtgtgtaatgtgaatCAGCAGAACAAGGCGGGATACACCCCCATCATGCTGGCCGCGCTGGCCGCAGTAGAGTCGCCCAAGGACATGCGGATTGTGGACGAGCTCTTCAGCAAGGGTGACGTTAACGCTCGAGCCAGCCAG GCTGGTCAGACGGGGCTGATGCTGGCGGTCAGTCACGGCAGGATGGACATGGTCCGGGCGCTGCTGGCTCACGCGGCCGACGTCAACATCCAGGACGACGAGGGCTCCACGGCGCTGATGTGCGCCAGCGAGCACGGACATGTCGAGATCGTGAAACTGCTGCTGGCTCAGCCCGGCTGTGACGCCACGCTGAGCGACAGC GATGAGAGTAATGCTCTGTCCATCGCTCTGGAAGCAGGACACAAGGACATTGCAGTGTTGCTTTATGCACATGTCAACTTCTCCAAAGCCCAGTCACCT GGGACCCCTCGACTCGGCAGAAAGACGTCACCTAGTCCCACTCGGAGGGGCATGTTTGATTAG